Proteins from one Juglans microcarpa x Juglans regia isolate MS1-56 chromosome 1S, Jm3101_v1.0, whole genome shotgun sequence genomic window:
- the LOC121246907 gene encoding metalloendoproteinase 3-MMP-like, with the protein MVSKAFSLLSLITVLLLGLIPLLSHARTPPGWDDGKSSPFGFLKHLQGCHKGDKLKGIHDLKMYLEHFGYYHQTKNSTHANDDDFDKLLESAVKTYQQNYHLKATGTLDAETVSKMMMPRCGVADIFNGTNSMQSNKKRHHHRHDSFHTVSHYSFMSPSAPKWPTSKYHLTYGFLPGTPTQAMSPVAQAFRTWARNTHFTFSQAQALSNADITIGFGSRDHGDGKANAFDGTGGTLAHAFAPTDGRFHYDADEPWSVGATPGAYDLETVALHEIGHLLGLGHSSVQGAIMEPSISQGVTKGLHADDIAGIKALYNV; encoded by the coding sequence ATGGTTTCTAAAGCTTTTTCCCTCTTATCTTTGATCACTGTTCTCCTCCTGGGCCTCATTCCCCTCCTTTCTCATGCAAGAACTCCACCAGGCTGGGATGATGGAAAATCATCACCCTTTGGGTTTCTCAAGCATCTTCAGGGATGTCACAAGGGTGACAAGCTCAAAGGCATCCATGACCTCAAAATGTACCTTGAACACTTTGGTTATTATCACCAAACCAAAAATAGCACCCATGccaatgatgatgattttgataAACTCTTAGAATCAGCTGTCAAAACATACCAGCAAAATTATCATCTAAAGGCCACTGGGACTTTGGATGCTGAAACGGTATCGAAGATGATGATGCCCCGTTGTGGCGTAGCAGATATTTTCAATGGTACAAATTCGATGCAATCAAACAAGAAGAGACATCATCACCGCCATGACTCATTTCATACGGTCTCTCATTATAGTTTCATGTCTCCAAGTGCTCCAAAGTGGCCAACCTCAAAGTATCATCTCACGTACGGGTTTCTCCCAGGAACCCCAACTCAAGCCATGAGTCCTGTAGCACAAGCGTTCCGAACATGGGCAAGAAACACCCACTTCACCTTCTCGCAGGCTCAAGCCCTGTCAAACGCAGATATCACTATTGGTTTTGGTAGTAGGGATCATGGAGACGGGAAAGCAAATGCTTTTGATGGAACTGGTGGAACCCTTGCTCATGCATTTGCGCCAACAGATGGAAGATTCCATTATGATGCAGATGAGCCCTGGAGCGTGGGTGCTACTCCGGGTGCATATGACTTGGAGACAGTTGCTTTGCATGAAATTGGGCACCTTCTTGGACTCGGGCATAGCTCAGTTCAAGGAGCAATCATGGAACCCAGTATCTCTCAAGGAGTGACTAAAGGCTTGCATGCAGATGATATTGCAGGAATTAAAGCCTTATATAATGTTTGA